A DNA window from Drosophila sechellia strain sech25 chromosome X, ASM438219v1, whole genome shotgun sequence contains the following coding sequences:
- the LOC6612560 gene encoding peptide transporter family 1 isoform X2, translating to MASEITNGKNGQNVKNGQKEESDSQIAPTIPYPKSVAFIISNEFCERFNYYGMRTILVLYLTNKLGYNEETATVLFHTFTMLVYIFPLIGALIADGWLGKYKTILYLSLVYSLGAMVVSFGAVPLSGMPTKAVTVVGLLLIAIGTGGIKPCVSAFGGDQFSLPAQSLQLAKFFSLFYFAINAGSLISTTFTPILRADVHCFGDQDCFSLAFGVPAILMIISVVIFMAGKRLYRCQPPAGNMIFGVSRCIADAFKGWQKRRHSEPMESFLDYAKPTVGSRMVQETKCLGRILRLFLPFPVFWALFDQQGSRWTFQATRMDGNVFGFQIKPDQMQVVNPLLILGFLPLFDYIIYPVLARCGIRRPLQKLTLGLLLAALGFFLSAGLEMKMEQAAYRAMPTEPDMAHLRIYNGMPCRYEISSVVVQTSRFIEPLNVWEDLSLQMPESKEYTFNAQPVSGECPSITGKLRLQPGKSVSYFLAQDKLVEFADGLQMSATDTGRSSVRALLNTPDDEGPVLLSTESATSQEPPLTLNKGNLPQLHRITPGFARVDINGTQVASFEAKEGGLYSLLVTGSARDGYQNNVVEVVAPNTVSILWQLPQIVVMTAAEVMFSVTGLEFSYSQSPPSMKSVLQACWLLSVAIGNMLVVVIAEFKFTSSQSGEFTLFASLMLVDMMIFLWLARSYQYKDQREDFEDDDDATIDSVMQSKPKNTTVDTTSRKTSGIKAEPGYGAYRNHAYDNDFSEA from the exons ATGGCAAGTGAAATAACTAACGGTAAAAACGGACAAAACGTTAAAAACGGACAAAAAGAGGAGTCCGATTCTCAGATTGCG CCAACCATTCCGTATCCCAAGTCGGTGGCCTTCATCATCAGCAATGAGTTCTGCGAGCGATTCAACTACTATGGCATGCGCA CCATCCTGGTGCTGTACCTCACCAACAAACTGGGCTACAATGAGGAGACGGCAACCGTACTGTTTCACACGTTCACCATGCTGGTCTACATCTTTCCCCTGATCGGAGCTCTTATCGCCGATGGCTGGCTGGGAAAGTACAAGACTATATTATATCTATCGCTGGTGTACAGCCTAGGGGCTATGGTGGTATCCTTTGGTGCCGTTCCACTATCGGGGATGCCAACTAA AGCTGTGACCGTTGTGGGACTCCTACTAATTGCGATCGGGACCGGTGGAATCAAGCCATGCGTTTCCGCCTTTGGGGGCGACCAGTTCTCGCTGCCCGCGCAAAGTCTCCAGCTGGCAAAGTTCTTCTCGCTATTCTACTTTGCCATTAACGCAGGATCTCTGATTTCGACCACGTTCACCCCGATCTTGAGGGCAGACGTCCATTGCTTCGGCGATCAGGATTGCTTCTCGCTGGCCTTTGGCGTGCCCGCCATCTTGATGATCATTTCGGTGGTAATCTTCATGGCCGGCAAGCGGTTGTATAGGTGTCAGCCACCTGCTGGCAACATGATCTTCGGGGTGTCGCGTTGCATTGCGGATGCGTTCAAGGGATGGCAAAAGCGCAGGCACTCGGAGCCAATGGAGAGCTTTCTGGACTATGCCAAGCCGACGGTGGGGTCCCGAATGGTGCAGGAGACCAAGTGCCTGGGTAGAATCCTACGACTCTTTCTGCCCTTCCCAGTCTTCTGGGCCCTCTTTGATCAGCAGGGTTCGCGATGGACCTTCCAGGCCACACGAATGGACGGCAATGTGTTTGGTTTTCAGATAAAGCCCGATCAGATGCAGGTGGTCAATCCCCTGCTCATCCTCGGGTTTCTGCCACTATTCGACTATATAATTTACCCTGTTCTGGCACGCTGTGGAATAAGGAGACCACTGCAGAAGCTCACCTTAGGCCTTCTCCTGGCAGCCTTAGGATTTTTCCTCTCAGCGGGTCTTGAGATGAAGATGGAGCAGGCTGCCTACAGAGCAATGCCCACAGAGCCCGATATGGCCCACCTGAGAATATACAATGGCATGCCCTGTCGCTATGAAATCTCGAGTGTTGTGGTTCAAACTTCTCGCTTTATCGAACCTCTGAATGTGTGGGAGGATCTTTCACTCCAGATGCCCGAATCCAAGGAATACACTTTTAATGCTCAGCCCGTATCCGGAGAGTGCCCTTCCATCACCGGCAAGTTGCGTTTGCAACCAGGAAAGTCAGTGAGTTACTTCCTAGCCCAGGACAAGCTCGTCGAGTTCGCCGATGGATTACAAATGTCCGCCACTGACACTGGTCGCAGTTCGGTGAGAGCTCTGTTAAACACGCCAGACGACGAGGGACCTGTTCTTTTATCAACTGAGTCAGCCACATCCCAGGAGCCACCGCTAACCCTGAACAAAGGCAATCTGCCGCAGCTCCACAGGATCACGCCTGGCTTCGCTCGGGTAGACATCAATGGCACACAGGTGGCCAGCTTCGAGGCCAAAGAAGGTGGACTCTACAGCCTTCTGGTGACGGGAAGTGCCCGCGATGGTTACCAAAACAACGTGGTCGAGGTGGTTGCCCCCAATACCGTATCTATTCTGTGGCAGCTGCCCCAAATTGTCGTGATGACCGCAGCTGAGGTGATGTTCTCCGTGACAGGCTTGGAGTTTTCTTACTCACAGTCGCCGCCCAGTATGAAGAGTGTTCTTCAGGCTTGTTGGCTGCTCTCGGTGGCCATTGGTAACATGCTTGTCGTGGTGATTGCCGAATTCAAATTCACCAGCTCGCAATCCGGAGAGTTCACCCTGTTCGCCAGCCTCATGCTGGTGGACATGATGATCTTCTTGTGGCTAGCCCGCAGCTACCAGTACAAGGATCAGCGCGAGGACTTcgaggacgacgacgatgcGACAATCGATAGTGTTATGCAGTCGAAGCCCAAGAACACTACAGTTGATACTACCTCAAGGAAAACAAGCGGCATTAAGGCGGAACCGGGATACGGAGCCTACCGCAATCACGCCTACGACAACGATTTCTCGGAGGCCTAG
- the LOC6612560 gene encoding peptide transporter family 1 isoform X1, with translation MLHRQRNPEFSSTATSICSSSCESSRPMSSSEFSRTWHFARLRAKDDRLQHVHFVEGNRNGFQKPTIPYPKSVAFIISNEFCERFNYYGMRTILVLYLTNKLGYNEETATVLFHTFTMLVYIFPLIGALIADGWLGKYKTILYLSLVYSLGAMVVSFGAVPLSGMPTKAVTVVGLLLIAIGTGGIKPCVSAFGGDQFSLPAQSLQLAKFFSLFYFAINAGSLISTTFTPILRADVHCFGDQDCFSLAFGVPAILMIISVVIFMAGKRLYRCQPPAGNMIFGVSRCIADAFKGWQKRRHSEPMESFLDYAKPTVGSRMVQETKCLGRILRLFLPFPVFWALFDQQGSRWTFQATRMDGNVFGFQIKPDQMQVVNPLLILGFLPLFDYIIYPVLARCGIRRPLQKLTLGLLLAALGFFLSAGLEMKMEQAAYRAMPTEPDMAHLRIYNGMPCRYEISSVVVQTSRFIEPLNVWEDLSLQMPESKEYTFNAQPVSGECPSITGKLRLQPGKSVSYFLAQDKLVEFADGLQMSATDTGRSSVRALLNTPDDEGPVLLSTESATSQEPPLTLNKGNLPQLHRITPGFARVDINGTQVASFEAKEGGLYSLLVTGSARDGYQNNVVEVVAPNTVSILWQLPQIVVMTAAEVMFSVTGLEFSYSQSPPSMKSVLQACWLLSVAIGNMLVVVIAEFKFTSSQSGEFTLFASLMLVDMMIFLWLARSYQYKDQREDFEDDDDATIDSVMQSKPKNTTVDTTSRKTSGIKAEPGYGAYRNHAYDNDFSEA, from the exons ATGCTTCACAGACAGCGGAATCCCGAATTCTCTAGCACAGCCACATCCATATGCAGTTCGAGCTGCGAATCCAGTCGCCCGATGAGCAGCTCCGAATTCAGTCGCA CTTGGCACTTCGCCCGCCTTCGAGCTAAGGACGATCGGTTGCAGCACGTCCACTTCGTCGAAGGTAACCGCAACGGCTTCCAAAAG CCAACCATTCCGTATCCCAAGTCGGTGGCCTTCATCATCAGCAATGAGTTCTGCGAGCGATTCAACTACTATGGCATGCGCA CCATCCTGGTGCTGTACCTCACCAACAAACTGGGCTACAATGAGGAGACGGCAACCGTACTGTTTCACACGTTCACCATGCTGGTCTACATCTTTCCCCTGATCGGAGCTCTTATCGCCGATGGCTGGCTGGGAAAGTACAAGACTATATTATATCTATCGCTGGTGTACAGCCTAGGGGCTATGGTGGTATCCTTTGGTGCCGTTCCACTATCGGGGATGCCAACTAA AGCTGTGACCGTTGTGGGACTCCTACTAATTGCGATCGGGACCGGTGGAATCAAGCCATGCGTTTCCGCCTTTGGGGGCGACCAGTTCTCGCTGCCCGCGCAAAGTCTCCAGCTGGCAAAGTTCTTCTCGCTATTCTACTTTGCCATTAACGCAGGATCTCTGATTTCGACCACGTTCACCCCGATCTTGAGGGCAGACGTCCATTGCTTCGGCGATCAGGATTGCTTCTCGCTGGCCTTTGGCGTGCCCGCCATCTTGATGATCATTTCGGTGGTAATCTTCATGGCCGGCAAGCGGTTGTATAGGTGTCAGCCACCTGCTGGCAACATGATCTTCGGGGTGTCGCGTTGCATTGCGGATGCGTTCAAGGGATGGCAAAAGCGCAGGCACTCGGAGCCAATGGAGAGCTTTCTGGACTATGCCAAGCCGACGGTGGGGTCCCGAATGGTGCAGGAGACCAAGTGCCTGGGTAGAATCCTACGACTCTTTCTGCCCTTCCCAGTCTTCTGGGCCCTCTTTGATCAGCAGGGTTCGCGATGGACCTTCCAGGCCACACGAATGGACGGCAATGTGTTTGGTTTTCAGATAAAGCCCGATCAGATGCAGGTGGTCAATCCCCTGCTCATCCTCGGGTTTCTGCCACTATTCGACTATATAATTTACCCTGTTCTGGCACGCTGTGGAATAAGGAGACCACTGCAGAAGCTCACCTTAGGCCTTCTCCTGGCAGCCTTAGGATTTTTCCTCTCAGCGGGTCTTGAGATGAAGATGGAGCAGGCTGCCTACAGAGCAATGCCCACAGAGCCCGATATGGCCCACCTGAGAATATACAATGGCATGCCCTGTCGCTATGAAATCTCGAGTGTTGTGGTTCAAACTTCTCGCTTTATCGAACCTCTGAATGTGTGGGAGGATCTTTCACTCCAGATGCCCGAATCCAAGGAATACACTTTTAATGCTCAGCCCGTATCCGGAGAGTGCCCTTCCATCACCGGCAAGTTGCGTTTGCAACCAGGAAAGTCAGTGAGTTACTTCCTAGCCCAGGACAAGCTCGTCGAGTTCGCCGATGGATTACAAATGTCCGCCACTGACACTGGTCGCAGTTCGGTGAGAGCTCTGTTAAACACGCCAGACGACGAGGGACCTGTTCTTTTATCAACTGAGTCAGCCACATCCCAGGAGCCACCGCTAACCCTGAACAAAGGCAATCTGCCGCAGCTCCACAGGATCACGCCTGGCTTCGCTCGGGTAGACATCAATGGCACACAGGTGGCCAGCTTCGAGGCCAAAGAAGGTGGACTCTACAGCCTTCTGGTGACGGGAAGTGCCCGCGATGGTTACCAAAACAACGTGGTCGAGGTGGTTGCCCCCAATACCGTATCTATTCTGTGGCAGCTGCCCCAAATTGTCGTGATGACCGCAGCTGAGGTGATGTTCTCCGTGACAGGCTTGGAGTTTTCTTACTCACAGTCGCCGCCCAGTATGAAGAGTGTTCTTCAGGCTTGTTGGCTGCTCTCGGTGGCCATTGGTAACATGCTTGTCGTGGTGATTGCCGAATTCAAATTCACCAGCTCGCAATCCGGAGAGTTCACCCTGTTCGCCAGCCTCATGCTGGTGGACATGATGATCTTCTTGTGGCTAGCCCGCAGCTACCAGTACAAGGATCAGCGCGAGGACTTcgaggacgacgacgatgcGACAATCGATAGTGTTATGCAGTCGAAGCCCAAGAACACTACAGTTGATACTACCTCAAGGAAAACAAGCGGCATTAAGGCGGAACCGGGATACGGAGCCTACCGCAATCACGCCTACGACAACGATTTCTCGGAGGCCTAG
- the LOC6612560 gene encoding peptide transporter family 1 isoform X3 → MAFVGNAVVGPENCKSATPTIPYPKSVAFIISNEFCERFNYYGMRTILVLYLTNKLGYNEETATVLFHTFTMLVYIFPLIGALIADGWLGKYKTILYLSLVYSLGAMVVSFGAVPLSGMPTKAVTVVGLLLIAIGTGGIKPCVSAFGGDQFSLPAQSLQLAKFFSLFYFAINAGSLISTTFTPILRADVHCFGDQDCFSLAFGVPAILMIISVVIFMAGKRLYRCQPPAGNMIFGVSRCIADAFKGWQKRRHSEPMESFLDYAKPTVGSRMVQETKCLGRILRLFLPFPVFWALFDQQGSRWTFQATRMDGNVFGFQIKPDQMQVVNPLLILGFLPLFDYIIYPVLARCGIRRPLQKLTLGLLLAALGFFLSAGLEMKMEQAAYRAMPTEPDMAHLRIYNGMPCRYEISSVVVQTSRFIEPLNVWEDLSLQMPESKEYTFNAQPVSGECPSITGKLRLQPGKSVSYFLAQDKLVEFADGLQMSATDTGRSSVRALLNTPDDEGPVLLSTESATSQEPPLTLNKGNLPQLHRITPGFARVDINGTQVASFEAKEGGLYSLLVTGSARDGYQNNVVEVVAPNTVSILWQLPQIVVMTAAEVMFSVTGLEFSYSQSPPSMKSVLQACWLLSVAIGNMLVVVIAEFKFTSSQSGEFTLFASLMLVDMMIFLWLARSYQYKDQREDFEDDDDATIDSVMQSKPKNTTVDTTSRKTSGIKAEPGYGAYRNHAYDNDFSEA, encoded by the exons ATGGCATTTGTCGGCAATGCAGTTGTTGGCCCGGAGAATTGCAAATCGGCAACG CCAACCATTCCGTATCCCAAGTCGGTGGCCTTCATCATCAGCAATGAGTTCTGCGAGCGATTCAACTACTATGGCATGCGCA CCATCCTGGTGCTGTACCTCACCAACAAACTGGGCTACAATGAGGAGACGGCAACCGTACTGTTTCACACGTTCACCATGCTGGTCTACATCTTTCCCCTGATCGGAGCTCTTATCGCCGATGGCTGGCTGGGAAAGTACAAGACTATATTATATCTATCGCTGGTGTACAGCCTAGGGGCTATGGTGGTATCCTTTGGTGCCGTTCCACTATCGGGGATGCCAACTAA AGCTGTGACCGTTGTGGGACTCCTACTAATTGCGATCGGGACCGGTGGAATCAAGCCATGCGTTTCCGCCTTTGGGGGCGACCAGTTCTCGCTGCCCGCGCAAAGTCTCCAGCTGGCAAAGTTCTTCTCGCTATTCTACTTTGCCATTAACGCAGGATCTCTGATTTCGACCACGTTCACCCCGATCTTGAGGGCAGACGTCCATTGCTTCGGCGATCAGGATTGCTTCTCGCTGGCCTTTGGCGTGCCCGCCATCTTGATGATCATTTCGGTGGTAATCTTCATGGCCGGCAAGCGGTTGTATAGGTGTCAGCCACCTGCTGGCAACATGATCTTCGGGGTGTCGCGTTGCATTGCGGATGCGTTCAAGGGATGGCAAAAGCGCAGGCACTCGGAGCCAATGGAGAGCTTTCTGGACTATGCCAAGCCGACGGTGGGGTCCCGAATGGTGCAGGAGACCAAGTGCCTGGGTAGAATCCTACGACTCTTTCTGCCCTTCCCAGTCTTCTGGGCCCTCTTTGATCAGCAGGGTTCGCGATGGACCTTCCAGGCCACACGAATGGACGGCAATGTGTTTGGTTTTCAGATAAAGCCCGATCAGATGCAGGTGGTCAATCCCCTGCTCATCCTCGGGTTTCTGCCACTATTCGACTATATAATTTACCCTGTTCTGGCACGCTGTGGAATAAGGAGACCACTGCAGAAGCTCACCTTAGGCCTTCTCCTGGCAGCCTTAGGATTTTTCCTCTCAGCGGGTCTTGAGATGAAGATGGAGCAGGCTGCCTACAGAGCAATGCCCACAGAGCCCGATATGGCCCACCTGAGAATATACAATGGCATGCCCTGTCGCTATGAAATCTCGAGTGTTGTGGTTCAAACTTCTCGCTTTATCGAACCTCTGAATGTGTGGGAGGATCTTTCACTCCAGATGCCCGAATCCAAGGAATACACTTTTAATGCTCAGCCCGTATCCGGAGAGTGCCCTTCCATCACCGGCAAGTTGCGTTTGCAACCAGGAAAGTCAGTGAGTTACTTCCTAGCCCAGGACAAGCTCGTCGAGTTCGCCGATGGATTACAAATGTCCGCCACTGACACTGGTCGCAGTTCGGTGAGAGCTCTGTTAAACACGCCAGACGACGAGGGACCTGTTCTTTTATCAACTGAGTCAGCCACATCCCAGGAGCCACCGCTAACCCTGAACAAAGGCAATCTGCCGCAGCTCCACAGGATCACGCCTGGCTTCGCTCGGGTAGACATCAATGGCACACAGGTGGCCAGCTTCGAGGCCAAAGAAGGTGGACTCTACAGCCTTCTGGTGACGGGAAGTGCCCGCGATGGTTACCAAAACAACGTGGTCGAGGTGGTTGCCCCCAATACCGTATCTATTCTGTGGCAGCTGCCCCAAATTGTCGTGATGACCGCAGCTGAGGTGATGTTCTCCGTGACAGGCTTGGAGTTTTCTTACTCACAGTCGCCGCCCAGTATGAAGAGTGTTCTTCAGGCTTGTTGGCTGCTCTCGGTGGCCATTGGTAACATGCTTGTCGTGGTGATTGCCGAATTCAAATTCACCAGCTCGCAATCCGGAGAGTTCACCCTGTTCGCCAGCCTCATGCTGGTGGACATGATGATCTTCTTGTGGCTAGCCCGCAGCTACCAGTACAAGGATCAGCGCGAGGACTTcgaggacgacgacgatgcGACAATCGATAGTGTTATGCAGTCGAAGCCCAAGAACACTACAGTTGATACTACCTCAAGGAAAACAAGCGGCATTAAGGCGGAACCGGGATACGGAGCCTACCGCAATCACGCCTACGACAACGATTTCTCGGAGGCCTAG